In Desulfotomaculum sp., a single window of DNA contains:
- a CDS encoding transcriptional regulator, translated as MKDEELKAEYEKLKPRYDVISQIIEARTSQNITQEELALRVGTQKSNISRLESGMYNPSLDFLSKVARCLGKEVQVILK; from the coding sequence ATGAAGGATGAAGAACTCAAAGCAGAATACGAAAAATTGAAACCGCGCTATGATGTCATTTCGCAAATCATTGAAGCGCGAACCAGCCAAAATATTACCCAGGAAGAATTGGCGCTTCGGGTTGGGACACAAAAATCCAATATCAGCCGCCTGGAAAGCGGAATGTACAATCCATCACTGGACTTTTTGTCAAAGGTTGCCCGCTGCCTTGGGAAAGAGGTACAGGTTATATTGAAATAA
- a CDS encoding helicase, with protein sequence MEMLDMYIKPGKYVHFKGSEYDVIGTATHSETLEEVVIYRALYGDGGLWARPAAMWNEIVEHNGRHVKRFTHIDEVVQEPPTGIHNHSTPTEKVELFVSLFAGCDDVYAKRWENAKKGSAGYVPVCQNEWLPLCPKSGGGKIKCGECPNQNFVKYDAGAVEKHLKGQLTAGVYPMFSDETCKFLAFDFDGKDYSPEDLRRDVTAIREACAEKGISMAVERSRSGKGFHFWMFFAENIPTGTARKFGSSLITHAMSKHHALSFKTYDRMIPNQDTLPKGGFGNLIALPLQKIPREHGNSVFVDENFNAYADQWNYLYNVKKYTLEETESFIKQLSPSGELGDLRRDSEEEKPLEGKKPEQKLTRFDFPDTVKIVLANMLYVEKSGISSPALNALKRLAAFRNPEFYKAQAMRLSTFDKPRIISCSYETGQYLCLPRGLEDDVCELLEDNGVRIQFNDETNKGRKLDVRFKGDLRGEQQQAADALLAHNNGILSAATAFGKTVIGARLIADCKVNTLILVHRTNLLSQWIERMNEFLIINEEPVIELTPKRRKRKKSIIGQIGGGKNNPGEIIDVAVMQSLVSGDEVKEIVRNYGMIIVDECHHVSAFSFEQILKTANAKYVYGLTATPTRQDGHHPIIYMQCGKIRYRVDAKEQAAARPFEHFVIPRFTRFQKPAHQDESKWTITDIYNDIQNSELRNSLIIQDVTAAVEQGRNPIILTERTGHVKYLASQLKPRIKNVIALTGGETQKKSRETLKTVAGIAEDESFVLVATGKYVGEGFDMPRLDTLFLAMPISWKGTLQQYAGRLHRLYEGKNEVQVYDYVDVHVAMLEKMYQKRLRGYAAIGYKAKGTPQPLEEVHSIFDSHTFFPVYSVDILAAQTEILIVSPFVTKRRVLSALNYLAAASAKITVVTKPPGNYVEKDRVKIAECIELLTQHGIIVKTKDRIHQKFAIMDQRVVWYGSINFLSYGTSEESIMRIENMDIAGELMRSI encoded by the coding sequence TTGGAGATGCTTGATATGTATATTAAACCCGGTAAATACGTCCACTTCAAAGGCAGCGAATACGATGTTATCGGCACGGCGACCCACAGTGAAACGCTGGAGGAAGTAGTGATTTACCGGGCATTGTATGGCGATGGCGGGCTTTGGGCACGTCCGGCGGCGATGTGGAATGAAATTGTCGAACACAATGGGCGCCATGTCAAACGGTTCACACATATTGACGAGGTTGTACAGGAACCGCCAACGGGTATTCATAATCACAGTACGCCAACCGAAAAAGTGGAGCTGTTTGTATCGTTATTCGCGGGGTGCGATGACGTTTACGCCAAACGATGGGAAAACGCTAAAAAAGGCTCTGCTGGATATGTTCCCGTCTGCCAGAACGAATGGTTGCCACTTTGTCCAAAATCTGGCGGCGGTAAGATAAAATGCGGGGAATGTCCTAATCAGAATTTTGTGAAGTATGATGCGGGCGCAGTTGAAAAACATCTTAAAGGGCAGCTGACCGCCGGAGTGTATCCGATGTTTTCTGATGAAACCTGCAAATTTTTGGCGTTCGACTTCGATGGCAAAGATTATAGTCCTGAGGATTTGCGGCGCGACGTTACCGCTATTCGCGAGGCTTGCGCTGAAAAAGGCATAAGCATGGCGGTGGAACGTTCACGTTCCGGTAAGGGGTTTCACTTCTGGATGTTCTTTGCCGAAAACATTCCAACAGGCACAGCACGGAAGTTTGGCAGCAGTTTGATTACCCATGCTATGAGCAAACATCATGCGTTGTCATTCAAAACGTATGACCGGATGATTCCCAATCAAGACACATTGCCAAAGGGCGGATTCGGCAACTTAATCGCGCTTCCGCTTCAAAAGATACCTCGTGAACATGGGAACAGCGTATTTGTTGATGAAAATTTCAATGCCTATGCTGACCAATGGAACTATTTGTACAACGTCAAAAAATATACGCTGGAAGAAACAGAGTCGTTTATTAAGCAACTGTCGCCGTCAGGCGAGCTTGGTGATTTGCGCCGGGATTCCGAGGAAGAAAAACCGTTGGAAGGCAAGAAACCGGAACAAAAGCTGACCAGATTTGACTTTCCGGATACGGTAAAGATTGTCCTCGCGAATATGTTATATGTTGAGAAGTCAGGGATTTCAAGCCCCGCGCTTAACGCGCTGAAGCGCTTGGCGGCGTTTCGCAATCCTGAGTTTTACAAGGCGCAGGCTATGCGGCTTTCTACGTTCGATAAGCCAAGGATTATTTCCTGCTCTTACGAAACCGGGCAATATTTATGCTTGCCGCGTGGTTTGGAAGACGATGTCTGTGAACTTTTGGAAGATAACGGTGTCAGGATACAATTCAATGACGAAACCAATAAAGGGCGCAAGCTGGATGTTAGGTTTAAAGGTGATCTGCGCGGCGAACAGCAGCAGGCTGCGGACGCGCTTTTGGCGCATAACAACGGCATTTTATCCGCTGCCACGGCGTTTGGGAAAACCGTTATCGGAGCGCGTTTAATAGCGGATTGCAAAGTAAATACGCTAATTTTGGTACATCGTACAAATTTATTGTCCCAGTGGATAGAGCGAATGAATGAGTTTTTGATAATCAATGAAGAACCGGTAATTGAACTCACACCCAAGAGACGCAAACGCAAAAAATCCATCATCGGTCAAATCGGCGGCGGCAAAAACAATCCGGGCGAAATCATAGATGTGGCGGTTATGCAGTCTTTAGTGTCCGGAGATGAGGTCAAGGAAATTGTAAGAAATTACGGCATGATAATTGTGGACGAATGTCATCATGTGTCGGCGTTCAGTTTCGAGCAGATACTGAAAACTGCAAACGCCAAATATGTCTACGGCCTGACTGCAACTCCAACGCGGCAGGACGGCCATCATCCAATTATTTATATGCAATGCGGAAAAATCCGTTATCGCGTGGACGCGAAGGAACAGGCGGCGGCGCGTCCGTTTGAACATTTTGTGATTCCGCGTTTCACGAGGTTTCAAAAACCGGCTCATCAGGACGAAAGCAAGTGGACGATTACCGATATTTACAATGATATTCAAAACAGTGAGCTTCGCAACAGCTTAATCATACAGGATGTTACCGCCGCCGTGGAACAAGGGCGGAATCCGATTATCCTCACCGAACGCACCGGGCATGTGAAATACTTGGCGTCTCAGTTAAAGCCGCGCATAAAAAACGTGATTGCTTTAACAGGCGGCGAAACCCAAAAGAAAAGCCGGGAAACCTTGAAAACCGTTGCCGGTATTGCTGAAGACGAATCTTTCGTTCTTGTTGCCACTGGGAAATATGTAGGCGAAGGTTTTGATATGCCGCGTTTGGATACGCTTTTTCTTGCTATGCCAATATCGTGGAAGGGAACGCTCCAACAGTACGCCGGGCGGCTGCACCGCTTATATGAAGGCAAGAATGAGGTTCAAGTTTACGATTATGTAGATGTTCATGTGGCAATGCTGGAAAAAATGTATCAGAAGCGTCTGAGAGGTTACGCCGCCATTGGATACAAAGCAAAGGGAACGCCGCAGCCGTTGGAAGAAGTTCACTCAATTTTTGACAGCCACACGTTTTTCCCGGTTTATTCCGTTGATATTTTGGCGGCTCAAACTGAAATTTTGATTGTCAGTCCATTTGTGACAAAGCGGCGGGTATTGTCTGCTTTGAATTATCTGGCTGCCGCCAGCGCGAAGATTACAGTTGTTACAAAACCGCCTGGAAACTATGTCGAAAAGGATAGGGTGAAAATCGCGGAGTGTATAGAGCTGCTTACACAACATGGTATTATTGTGAAAACAAAAGACCGGATCCATCAGAAATTCGCGATTATGGATCAGCGGGTCGTATGGTACGGAAGTATCAATTTTCTCAGCTATGGTACATCTGAAGAAAGCATTATGCGAATTGAGAATATGGACATTGCGGGGGAGCTAATGAGGAGCATATGA
- a CDS encoding AbrB family transcriptional regulator, protein MEGSLMEYTTLTSKGQVTVPKEVRDKFNWKKGTKLKFYLDGEELKVKEITISDEMEDLLLKDLMDLGYRGKALKAKLIERKDILNKTFNKFIEERLQEETVSLEDAIGSIENEERI, encoded by the coding sequence ATGGAGGGATCCTTAATGGAGTATACAACTTTAACATCAAAAGGACAGGTAACAGTTCCAAAGGAGGTTAGGGATAAATTTAATTGGAAAAAAGGCACAAAACTTAAATTTTATCTTGATGGCGAGGAATTGAAAGTCAAGGAAATTACGATTTCTGACGAAATGGAAGATTTGCTTTTAAAAGACTTAATGGATTTGGGATATAGAGGAAAAGCTCTTAAAGCCAAACTTATTGAACGAAAGGATATTTTAAACAAGACTTTTAACAAATTCATAGAGGAACGGCTTCAAGAGGAAACTGTTTCTTTGGAGGATGCCATTGGGAGTATAGAGAATGAAGAAAGAATATGA
- a CDS encoding type II toxin-antitoxin system antitoxin, RelB/DinJ family, with product MASTSITIRMDENLKKQAERLFEDMGLNMTTAFTIFAKAVVRQGKIPFEITADPFYGEKNQARLMKSIAKLEAGKGTAHELIKVEDE from the coding sequence ATGGCTTCTACAAGCATTACTATTCGTATGGACGAAAACCTAAAGAAGCAAGCGGAAAGGCTTTTTGAAGATATGGGCTTGAATATGACGACAGCTTTTACTATCTTTGCAAAGGCGGTTGTCCGGCAAGGAAAAATACCTTTTGAAATCACCGCTGACCCATTTTATGGCGAAAAAAACCAAGCGCGGTTAATGAAGTCTATCGCAAAGCTTGAAGCTGGTAAGGGTACGGCGCACGAATTGATAAAGGTAGAAGATGAATAA
- a CDS encoding D-alanine--D-alanine ligase, with translation MDRKKLRVLVLFGGRSGEHEVSVQSGSAVLNALDRQKYEVIPVNIGKDGRWLKSAGAPDVLDNKDNGMPVALLGDPFVKGLVQTESFQGSAGLAGEVDLVFPVLHGTYGEDGTVQGLLEMADLPYVGGGVLASAVGMDKVIMKKVFAQEGIPQPRFWHCLRSEWEGKRDFVISEVERNFTYPLFVKPANLGSSVGISKAHDRQELIEAFVLALKFDRKAIVEEFIDGREIEVAVLGNDDPVASVPGEVFSLKEYYDYEAKYRDGLSNWKVPAEIPEETTRTIQELAVAAFKSIDCAGMARVDFFVTRGGSQVYVNEINTIPGFTRFSMYPKLWELSGIGFTELLDRLVDLALKKHQEKKRNQTSFGL, from the coding sequence ATAGACAGAAAAAAGCTGCGGGTGCTGGTTTTGTTTGGCGGACGTTCGGGGGAGCATGAGGTTTCCGTCCAGTCCGGTTCTGCTGTATTAAACGCTTTGGACAGGCAAAAATATGAGGTGATTCCCGTCAACATCGGCAAGGATGGAAGATGGCTCAAAAGCGCAGGCGCTCCTGATGTTTTGGACAATAAGGATAATGGTATGCCGGTAGCATTGCTTGGCGACCCTTTTGTAAAAGGGCTGGTTCAAACTGAATCTTTTCAGGGAAGCGCCGGTTTAGCCGGTGAGGTTGATCTGGTTTTTCCGGTCCTTCACGGTACCTATGGCGAGGACGGCACTGTCCAGGGTCTTCTTGAAATGGCGGACCTGCCTTATGTCGGGGGCGGGGTTTTAGCTTCCGCCGTAGGGATGGATAAAGTTATCATGAAGAAAGTCTTCGCCCAGGAGGGCATCCCGCAACCCCGTTTCTGGCACTGCCTGCGCAGCGAATGGGAAGGGAAAAGGGATTTTGTAATCAGCGAAGTGGAAAGAAATTTTACCTATCCATTGTTTGTTAAACCCGCCAATCTGGGTTCCAGCGTGGGGATATCCAAAGCCCACGACCGCCAGGAGCTTATTGAGGCGTTTGTTCTGGCTCTAAAATTTGACCGGAAAGCGATCGTCGAGGAATTTATCGACGGCAGGGAGATAGAAGTAGCTGTGCTGGGGAATGATGATCCGGTAGCCTCTGTTCCCGGGGAGGTCTTTTCTCTTAAGGAATATTACGATTATGAGGCAAAGTACAGGGACGGCCTGTCAAACTGGAAGGTGCCCGCTGAAATACCGGAGGAAACAACCAGGACTATTCAGGAACTGGCTGTTGCCGCCTTCAAATCGATTGACTGCGCAGGCATGGCCCGGGTGGACTTTTTTGTCACCAGAGGCGGCAGCCAGGTTTATGTAAATGAAATTAACACAATTCCGGGATTTACCCGTTTCAGCATGTACCCGAAGCTTTGGGAGCTTAGCGGGATTGGTTTTACGGAATTGCTGGACCGGCTCGTCGATTTGGCTCTTAAAAAACACCAGGAGAAGAAAAGGAATCAGACTTCTTTTGGCCTTTGA
- a CDS encoding phosphoribosyltransferase, producing MVFRDRIEAGTMLAQAIQKISFDDGVVLAIPRGGVVVGAQVARILKAPLDLIIPRKIGTFHNPEAAVGAVAQDGTAIYNHSVLKMLGLKEDDLQDVIAEQVEEIRRRMKMYRGQEDYPSYDNKQVVLVDDGIATGYTVMAALRSVRKMFSLKRLILAVPVAPADTLDALRSEVDEVICLVIPPVFYAVGQFYMDFQQVSDEEVIQLLRELSALRH from the coding sequence ATGGTTTTCCGGGACAGGATTGAAGCAGGGACAATGCTTGCACAAGCCATTCAGAAAATTTCTTTCGATGACGGCGTCGTTTTAGCCATACCCCGCGGGGGTGTTGTGGTCGGAGCTCAGGTAGCCCGCATACTGAAGGCTCCTCTTGATCTTATAATTCCCCGTAAAATAGGGACCTTTCACAATCCGGAGGCGGCTGTGGGCGCAGTTGCCCAGGACGGGACAGCGATTTACAATCACAGCGTCTTGAAGATGCTGGGCCTTAAAGAAGATGATTTGCAGGACGTTATCGCCGAACAGGTTGAAGAAATCCGCCGCCGGATGAAAATGTACCGGGGGCAGGAAGATTATCCGTCTTATGACAACAAGCAGGTGGTCCTGGTCGATGACGGCATAGCCACGGGTTATACCGTGATGGCGGCTCTGCGTTCGGTAAGAAAAATGTTTTCCTTGAAAAGATTGATCCTGGCGGTTCCGGTGGCGCCCGCCGATACGCTTGACGCGTTGAGAAGTGAAGTTGACGAAGTAATCTGCCTCGTCATCCCGCCGGTTTTTTACGCCGTGGGGCAGTTTTACATGGATTTTCAACAGGTCAGCGACGAAGAAGTCATTCAGCTGCTCAGGGAATTGTCAGCCTTGCGCCATTAA
- the yyaC gene encoding spore protease YyaC — MNQKAETANTRTRIHLEDPLAAIKFGWDLASRLNGNAALSNSPILLCIGTDRSTGDCLGPLVGSKLSAIEQDYFDVYGTLDKPVHASNLEQRLEEIRKTYENPFIIAIDACLGNQENVGCINIGNGSLQPGAGVNKNLPPVGEIHITGVVNIGGFMEYLVLQNTRLNLVMSMADLIVQGIMQAINHCSGEELVREVSITQDN; from the coding sequence TTGAACCAGAAAGCCGAAACAGCAAACACCCGGACCAGGATACACCTGGAGGATCCTCTCGCGGCCATCAAATTCGGCTGGGACCTGGCAAGCAGGCTCAACGGAAACGCTGCCTTGAGCAACTCCCCAATACTGCTTTGCATAGGAACGGACCGTTCAACTGGGGATTGTCTCGGCCCTTTGGTGGGGAGTAAACTTTCCGCCATCGAGCAGGATTACTTCGACGTATACGGCACGCTGGACAAACCGGTACACGCCAGCAACCTGGAGCAAAGGCTGGAAGAAATCCGGAAAACCTACGAAAACCCGTTTATAATAGCAATCGACGCCTGCCTGGGCAACCAGGAAAATGTCGGCTGCATTAATATAGGAAATGGTTCTTTACAGCCCGGGGCCGGGGTTAACAAAAACCTCCCCCCGGTGGGAGAAATCCATATCACCGGAGTCGTCAACATAGGCGGGTTTATGGAATATCTTGTTCTCCAGAACACCAGGCTGAATCTTGTTATGAGCATGGCCGATCTTATCGTTCAGGGCATCATGCAGGCGATAAACCATTGTTCGGGAGAAGAACTGGTCAGGGAAGTCAGCATAACCCAGGATAATTAA